A genome region from Cucurbita pepo subsp. pepo cultivar mu-cu-16 chromosome LG02, ASM280686v2, whole genome shotgun sequence includes the following:
- the LOC111788722 gene encoding DNA-directed RNA polymerases I and III subunit RPAC2 yields the protein MEHGSFTDETKSTFSMADEDHTLANSIRYTLNQDPRVTFCGYSIPHPSDNRVNIRVQTTGDPAREVLKDACQNLMAVCQHVRNTLDKAVLDHKLTKPVGDINIK from the exons ATGGAACACGGGTCCTTCACGGATGAGACTAAATCAACATTTTCTATGGCTGATGAAGATCACACACTTGCAAATTCCATCAGATACACTTTGAATCAAGA TCCAAGAGTGACATTCTGTGGGTACAGCATCCCTCATCCTTCAGATAATCGAGTTAACATCAGGGTCCAAACAACAG GTGATCCAGCAAGAGAGGTTTTGAAAGATGCGTGTCAGAACTTGatggcggtgtgccagcatgTGAGGAACACACTCGACAAAGCCGTTCTTGATCACAAACTCACCAAGCCTGTGGGAGACATTAATATCAAATAG
- the LOC111788723 gene encoding mitochondrial import inner membrane translocase subunit TIM10 encodes MASPTGPTAVDKEQIFGMAEKEMEYRVELFNKLTHSCFNKCVDKRYKESELNMGENSCIDRCVSKYWHVTNLIGQLLGSGRPPM; translated from the exons ATGGCTTCTCCGACTGGTCCAACGGCTGTGGACAAGGAACAG ATATTTGGTATGGCAGAAAAGGAGATGGAATATCGAGTTGAACTGTTCAACAA GCTTACACACTCGTGTTTTAACAAATGTGTCGATAAGAG GTACAAGGAATCTGAGCTGAATATGGGTGAAAATAGCTGCATTGATCGCTGTGTTTCCAAGTATTGGCAT GTAACCAATTTAATCGGCCAGCTACTTGGCTCTGGTAGACCTCCCATGTGA